DNA sequence from the Methanobacterium sp. genome:
AAACCGCAAGAAAACTTAACATTAACCTTGTATTCCTCCCACCATACTCGCCAGACTTAAATCCCATTGAGTTCATCTGGAAAACCATTAAAAGAGAATTATCACCATTATTCATAGAAACGAAAACTCAAATTAGAAA
Encoded proteins:
- a CDS encoding transposase, with product TARKLNINLVFLPPYSPDLNPIEFIWKTIKRELSPLFIETKTQIRKLIQKYFIHYSKSLSFSREWIKRFMPKVKKV